A window of the Heliomicrobium gestii genome harbors these coding sequences:
- a CDS encoding rubredoxin-like domain-containing protein, with translation MYRCSVCGYIHDGDHSPHVCPKCGVASDMFHEIDEPTKALILRSRKTNELHLNVMAQLTSIMELVRQGIDDDLDANCVKIFSRVHSNAHESIQSIKAELQAHMNRSKWG, from the coding sequence ATGTATCGCTGTTCCGTATGCGGGTACATCCACGACGGTGACCACAGTCCCCATGTCTGCCCGAAATGTGGCGTTGCCTCTGACATGTTCCACGAAATCGACGAACCGACAAAGGCGTTAATTCTTCGTTCTCGGAAAACGAATGAACTGCATTTAAATGTGATGGCACAATTGACCAGCATCATGGAGCTTGTCCGTCAAGGTATTGATGACGATCTGGACGCCAATTGCGTGAAAATCTTTAGCCGGGTACATAGTAACGCCCATGAATCGATCCAATCGATCAAAGCCGAATTGCAGGCCCATATGAATCGCAGCAAATGGGGATAA
- a CDS encoding hybrid sensor histidine kinase/response regulator, translated as MRTIVLKRKPKEHKKVLYQILHSLGDHCLIVDKEGHVIERIPHDVQEGNIPFLSREKIQDLFPDKIANDLLAVIENVITTKRSDFFESTLVTTDKDLTYKVYIVLFQHNKAICLFHDITNCMLKEDKISEQNKYLQLLHDTAIDIMANVSLKERYVAILDKVTRFIDTDHGFIALWEPTRQEYIIAHAIGSHTQHIGLPLGHPLLDDELEKGEIKYCQRPSIPTHSEHPDVSWVKSYALIPLHFNKQLIGLIGISFVTEGERIGREEMEWLEGVGRLSSIAVNNACLYERLQVELNRVKRMEEENRLSEKKQRAIINVLPDLFMLIHRNGIVADCKIPEGFPTMLTENYCKGKHYLKILEDFKMTNHKEIFDEAITKGKPILLHYDIFVGEKHCQREGRLIPDGDAVVLSIRDITDQRNNEERLRRYQKMEAVGTLTGGIAHEFNNMLAIITGFTELNLEMVPAGTVLHDNNKKIMATCLRAKDLIQRMLTFSRQTDAKRELVRLSNMVKETMEFVRMILPTNISVRIKLDQSGDDFVWVDPVQIHQLIVNLCANAEHAMRKQGGELTIALQIIEHRHNDASRIEVPPGEYVKLSISDTGSGIDHTIKERIFDPFFTTKRSGEGSGMGLAVVHGIVAEHGGAITVESHHGLGASFHVFFPRVSGNNRLDGVMSVSEYEREIAGKKKKGAVLFVDDEELIVDYGVKMLETLGYAVTPTTSAREALQLFRIDPYKYDAVVTDQTMPDITGDKLSCELLKIRPDVPIVLCTGFSYSVNEMRANSLGIKAFLEKPLLKNELETVLNKLLTAREA; from the coding sequence ATGAGGACGATAGTTTTAAAAAGGAAACCGAAAGAGCACAAGAAAGTGCTCTATCAAATCCTTCATTCCCTAGGAGATCATTGCCTTATCGTAGATAAAGAAGGCCACGTGATTGAACGGATCCCCCATGACGTCCAAGAGGGGAACATCCCCTTTTTGTCAAGGGAAAAAATTCAAGATCTATTCCCCGACAAAATAGCCAATGATTTGCTGGCTGTGATTGAGAATGTGATAACAACGAAAAGAAGTGACTTTTTTGAATCGACTTTAGTTACTACGGATAAAGACCTGACGTATAAAGTTTACATCGTGTTATTTCAACACAATAAAGCCATCTGTCTATTCCATGACATAACGAATTGCATGCTGAAAGAAGATAAAATTAGCGAACAAAACAAGTACCTGCAGTTATTGCACGATACGGCGATAGATATCATGGCGAATGTAAGCTTGAAAGAACGATATGTAGCTATTTTGGATAAAGTCACTCGATTTATCGATACGGATCATGGCTTTATCGCTTTGTGGGAGCCGACCAGACAAGAATATATCATTGCCCATGCGATTGGAAGCCATACACAGCATATCGGATTGCCATTGGGCCATCCCTTGCTTGACGATGAATTAGAAAAAGGAGAGATCAAGTACTGTCAAAGACCTTCTATCCCGACCCATTCAGAACATCCAGATGTGTCATGGGTAAAGTCATACGCGTTGATTCCCCTCCACTTTAACAAACAACTGATCGGGCTCATCGGCATATCCTTTGTTACTGAGGGGGAACGAATTGGCAGGGAAGAGATGGAGTGGCTCGAAGGGGTAGGAAGGCTGTCTTCAATCGCGGTGAATAACGCTTGCTTATACGAACGGTTACAAGTGGAGTTAAACAGAGTAAAACGAATGGAGGAAGAAAACCGATTAAGCGAGAAAAAACAGCGTGCGATCATCAATGTTCTTCCTGACTTATTTATGCTGATCCATCGAAATGGAATCGTAGCAGACTGCAAAATACCAGAAGGCTTTCCAACAATGTTAACGGAAAATTATTGCAAGGGGAAGCATTATTTAAAAATCCTGGAAGATTTCAAGATGACGAACCATAAAGAAATATTTGATGAAGCGATTACTAAGGGAAAACCTATATTGTTGCACTACGATATTTTTGTTGGCGAAAAGCATTGTCAAAGAGAAGGGCGGTTAATCCCCGATGGGGATGCGGTCGTACTGTCGATCCGTGATATAACCGATCAGAGAAACAATGAGGAAAGACTGCGCAGATACCAAAAAATGGAGGCGGTTGGGACCTTAACGGGTGGGATTGCCCATGAATTCAACAATATGTTGGCCATTATCACGGGATTTACGGAATTGAATCTCGAAATGGTTCCTGCCGGCACCGTACTCCATGATAACAATAAAAAGATCATGGCCACCTGTTTGCGCGCGAAAGACTTAATCCAGCGCATGTTAACCTTCAGCCGTCAAACTGATGCCAAACGAGAATTGGTGCGGTTATCGAACATGGTGAAAGAAACCATGGAGTTTGTCCGGATGATATTGCCAACGAACATCAGTGTTCGCATCAAACTCGATCAATCCGGCGATGACTTTGTGTGGGTCGACCCGGTACAGATTCACCAACTGATCGTGAATCTATGTGCGAATGCAGAACATGCGATGCGTAAGCAAGGCGGAGAACTGACCATTGCGCTTCAAATTATCGAACATAGACACAACGACGCAAGCCGAATCGAAGTACCGCCCGGGGAGTATGTGAAACTAAGCATCAGTGATACTGGGAGCGGCATCGATCATACGATAAAAGAACGTATTTTTGATCCCTTTTTTACGACAAAGCGCTCCGGTGAAGGGAGTGGAATGGGACTCGCTGTCGTTCACGGTATTGTGGCGGAACATGGCGGCGCGATTACGGTGGAGAGCCATCATGGACTGGGCGCCTCCTTTCATGTGTTTTTTCCGCGTGTAAGTGGGAATAACAGACTTGATGGGGTTATGAGCGTTTCAGAGTATGAACGCGAAATCGCCGGTAAGAAGAAAAAAGGCGCCGTGCTGTTTGTTGATGACGAAGAGTTGATCGTTGACTATGGCGTAAAAATGCTCGAAACGTTGGGCTATGCGGTAACTCCTACAACGAGCGCTCGCGAGGCATTACAGTTATTCCGCATTGACCCATACAAGTATGATGCGGTCGTTACGGATCAGACGATGCCGGATATTACAGGTGATAAGCTGTCTTGTGAATTATTAAAAATCCGGCCCGACGTACCCATCGTATTATGCACTGGATTTAGCTATTCTGTAAACGAAATGCGAGCAAACAGCTTGGGGATCAAAGCCTTTTTAGAGAAACCGCTTTTAAAGAATGAACTGGAAACGGTATTAAACAAGCTGCTTACCGCAAGAGAAGCATGA